A stretch of DNA from Orcinus orca chromosome 3, mOrcOrc1.1, whole genome shotgun sequence:
aaATGGCTCCCTTTGTGAGAACAGTGGGTGGAACATACATTCCAAGGATGGAGAGGGGGTGAGGGGCCTCTGGTTCCCTGGGTCCACCTCGAGGGTCAACTGGTAGCCACGTCCTCTCAGTGACCTCCTcctgaaacggagcaggaccctgtagTCGgtccttccccatgtcctcagcctgccttttgtttgTGGAAAAATTTTAGTcgaagaataaatttaatcagaaaaatgagaaaatgtagaaacaaaggaaaacagtctagcgagactaaataataatagtttactcattaagcatagtcaaggacttttagttccttctcaagggctatagataatattctgagccatatcctgtgagctgtcttgtagataccgaacccccccaccaggtggaagaagttaactacatgatgaccagactgcagCCAGGACCTAAGCTGCTCCAATTTAcgcaattccaagaactggcctcaaagaaatgggagcaAACGCTGGagctgaagattaactgtacttaaaacaatcaagatgatgctggtcagaccaccacatgaccaatttcaagatgactgtcagagctgactgtgcagtttctgcatgtagcccctgCATGCAGGGACCTCAAAgggagttggcctttggacaggagtccatCCTCCCCGCACCCCCGGTTGCCggcctccaaaataaagcaaactttcctttccaccaaccttgtctctttattggcttttgagcagtgagCAGTCAGACCCCATTCTTGGTTACACTCCAACACTCCGCCCCTCATGACCAGCTCTTACAATTTCACATGGCCCCCTCTTCCAGGATATGCACTGAGTAGTCAGCCAGGGATTGCATTAGCATTGGAGGTGGCTCGTTAGGCGCCTATGTGGTTCTGGAGGCAGATAGCACAGAGGCAACATAGGTACCTGGGAGAGGAAACACAGATTAAGATAAGGATGCCCAAAACAAGTCACAATTTTTCCCACCAAGAGCCCcattgaggcaggagatagatgggctccaggctggaCATTTACAACTAGCcttctgtttacatttcctgaggCAAGAGGCAGGTGGGCTCCAGGCTAGATATTTACAACTGGCCTCCCGTTTGCATTTTGAGATGGAAATAAGGGTAAATAGTTGGATTTTGTCTCCTGTGGGCACTTTAAGATAACAGttatggcagggacagagagaggcTATACCCTGTTTAAGTAAAAGATCGAGGTTGGCCACTGGGTGGCCTGGCTTGCGCGGAGGCCCTGGGACTCCCGCGGGTTCCCCGGGGAAGCGGCGGAAATTGACAGATGTGCGTGAGGCGGTTCCTGGTCGGCCTCACGCTTTGTACCTGCTACCTGGCTTCTTACCTCACGAACAAGTATGTCCTGTCTGTCTTGAAATTTACCTACCCTACGTTATTCCAAGGGTGGCAGGCTTTAATTGGTGGACTTTTGCTTCATGTGTCATGGAAACTGGGCTGGGCAGAGATCAACAGCAGTTCAAGATCGGATGTTTTCACATGGCTTCCTGCTTCAGTGCTGTTTGTGGGTATCACCTATGCTGGTTCCAGGGCACTGTCCACACTGGCCATTCCTATGTTTCTCATTTTGCATAATGTAGCCAAAGTTATCATCTGTGGGCACCAGAAAtgttttcagaaagagaaaacatctcCTGCAAAGATCTGTAGTGCCCCCTTCCTCCTGGCTGCCGCAGGGTGTCTGCTCTTCAGTGACTCCCAGTTTCATCCAGATGCTTATTTCTGGGCTGTAATTCACTTATGCTGCATAGGGGCTTATAAGATACTACAGAAATCCCAGAAACCCAACGCATTAAGTGACACTGACCAGCAGTACTTAAACTATCTATTCAGTGTGGTGCTCCTGGCATATGCATCTCACCCCACAGGGGATCTCCTCAGCGTCCTGGACTTTCTGTTCCTGTATTTCTATAGATTCCATGGCAGCTACTGTGCCAGTGGATTTTTAGGATTCTTTCTCACGTTCAGCACAGTGAAGCTAAAATGCCTTATGACCCCAGAGCAGTGTGCAACCTGGATTTTCTTTGctaaggggcttccttggtggcgcagtggttaagaatccacctaccaatgcaggggacgcgggttcgagccctggtctgggaagatcccacctcctgtggagcaactaagcccgtgtgccacagctaccgagcctgtgttctagagttcgtgagccacaactactgagcccgcatgccgcaactactgaagcccacgcgcctagagcccgtgctctgcaacaagccaccacaatgagaagcctgagcactgcaacagagagtagcccccgctcgccgcaactagacaaaagcgggcgcgcagcaacgaaaacccaatgcaagcccccaaaatataaataaataaataaataaaacaccaaacagaaaaaaaaaggaaaagaacttggccacttccctggtggtccagtagtaaagaatctgtcttccaatgcaggggacgtgggttcaatcccttgtcagggaactaagatcccacatgtcgcagggcAATGAAACGCACACAACACAACTACCGCGCTCGCGCACCTCAACTGGAGAgaccacgtgccgcaaactacagagcccacgtgcacGAGAaataagcccgcacaccgcaacaaaagatcccacatgcctcaacgaagatcctacatgccgcaactaagacccaacgcagccagaaataaattaaaaaataataaatctttaaaaaaagtagaTCAAGAGGTCACATATTTCCCATCCTCGGGGCAAGAAAGACACTGCACATGCGTTAAAAGGCTCCTTGGGGCGTCAAAAGGCAGGggatagggacctccctggtggtccagtgggtaaaactccacactcgcaatgcagggggcccgggttcaatccctggtcagggaactagatcccgcatgcatgccacaactaagagtttgcatgtcacaactaagaagtccacatgctgcaacgaagaagtccgcatgccgcaactaaagatcccgtgtgcctcaacAAATATCCCCCCTGCCGCATCTAAGACCcagtgcggccaaaataaataaataataaataaataactttttttaaagaggggCAGCCAGGGGACACCAGACCATAATAAGTCATGTCAATTCCCCGCCTCCATCCCGCCAGAGGCCCTTGTGTTAGAATCCATCTTGTCTGAGGGCTGTGTGCACCTACGGAGGGTCCTGAGGCAAATCAGCCATGGGcccaaagcaagatgattggccagaggggAAACTAAGACCAGAAGACTGCCCCCTTATAAAGAATTGAAACTTCCCAAAGGCTCGACTCTCTTGTGAGTTCACCCGTCCATCTGTACTCTGCTTTTCTAATAGATGCTTTACTTTCCTTTCTACCTTCCGTCTCCTTGTCAGAATGTTCTCTTTTAAGGGCAGACAAAGACCGGGGCCCAGACTCTAGCCACAGTCCctcgtggtctagtggttaggacttggcactctcaCCACCACGACCAGGGGTCAagccttggtcagggaactaagatctcacttcAAGCTGTGGTTCACTGCCAGCTATACCGCTCACTGCTGTGTGTGTTCGAAATCACCATGATCTGAACCACTGATTTCTTGAGTCCCTGAGGCTGGGGGTCACTCAGGGcattcactgtgtcctcatgtgcTTTAATAAAGATGCTACGTTAGCAGACTCATCGGGTATGAACACACAACATTCTGCTTGGATAATGGCCCAGGTGCCTCCTTGCAAGGCAGTAGTGATGTCCAAGGCCATCTTATTTTGGAGGACAGCTCTTCTCATTTACGGACTGCTGGGTGTATTGACTAAGGGCTTCTATGTGTGCTATAACGTCCTCCAGGCCAATAGAGGGAATAAAGACAGTGGCCAAATGATCGCACCAGTGGAAAACAGAACGTGCCTGCCTGGGAGATAGCAGATGAGGGGAGGGAAGTTGGCAACTTTTGTTACTGTAGGGTGGATTCTCCCCATACCCAGGGTGTAGTAGCCCAACCATCCAGGTGGAAGCCACAGCCAAAGGGTTTTCCCACACATCACTGGGTCCTGTTTAGGGTTACCCAATACATATGTGGGTGACGTGACCAGTCAGTGCCAGACCAGTTGCTGTTCTTTAATATGACAGGATACCTGCACAGTTCCAATGGTGTCCTCCCCATATTCCTGGTACAACTGGGTGGGTTCTGTTGAAAGTGTTTTTTCTGTGCCCGACATAGGGGTGCCTAGGTGCTCAAATATCCCTAACCCGGGGTAAGCCACATGAATCCATTCCAAATCTGAGCGTTGCCACCCATGTTTCTGATGGTGGTGCTTTTAGGACCTTTCTGGTCAGCGGTTGGCTGGGCTGCCTGTGTTGATTGATTGACAGAAAAAGAATACCCATGTCCAGTGTTACTGACGGTTTGTGCCCCAGGCAATATTGGTAATATCAGATGAATTAAGAGCATTCAtcctaatttgtttttttctgtaatgtcGCATACTGCTTTAGTGCCTTCTTATCTCGTTACTGGAGTGTTGGTACCCACCATGACGATCCCAATGAACTAGAGAGGAGCGGCTGCCCACATACCCAACAGCTGGATTGATTGCTGGGCGTATCTGTGGGCCCACTGTAGGAAGGTATTTCCATCATGTCCCCATCCTGTGACCGAACACCATAGGAACAGCAGAAGTCTAAGGTCAAAAAGAcagattaggggcttccctggtggcgcagtggttgagagtccgcctgccgatgcaggggacacgggttcgtgccccggtccgggaggatcccacgtgccgcggagcggctgggcccgtgagccatggccgctgagcctgagcgtccggagcctgtgctccgcaacgggagaggccacagcagtgagaggcccgctgtCAGGCGTGAGATGGACTGGGGGTGGGATATGTCAGACCAGGACCACCACCTTGTCGTCCGTCTCAGTGGTACGTGTTCCATTCCAGGGACAGTGCATTTCCATGGGCGCAGCTTGTAGCAGGACAATAGGATTCCTCCTCACCTGGGGATGTGAACTAACTCACCCATCCCTGTGGGACGCCCCACTGCAAAGTCCGGTAGACAACGTCTGTCTCAGGTGTGATGGGGCTTGGTGATCTCAGCCGCACAGCGTGGTGATCCACCATGATGAGAGTCGAGCCAGTGGCTGTCTCCCGTCACTTCCGTAACTTTACAGTGTCGGGTGTCTTGGCAGGGCTCCCCAGTCTGGCATACGAGGCAACAGGCCCTATTGGTCAATCATTTAAACGTCTTaaagccggggcttccctggtggcgcagtggttgagagtctgcctgccgatgcagaggacacgggttcgttccgcggtctgggaagatcccacatgccgcggagcggctgggcccgtgagccatggctgctgagcctgtgctccgcaacagtgagaggcccgcgtacagaaaaaaaaaatgtcttaaagCCTGCGATAGTACTTTAGTCGAATCGGCCAAGGTGGTTTTACCTGTTAGtcatttaatctgctgctttaaAATCCCATCCTTCTTTCCTACCAACCCTGCTGCCTGTGGCTTTTAGGGGAAATGGAACTTCCGTTCCACATCATGTGCTTTTGCCTAATCTTGCACAACGTGACCCTTAAAATGTAACCCCCGGTCACTGTCTTTTCGAAGAGGGTATCTGTACTCCGCTTCTCTAATCCCCTAATGGTGGCAACCCGGCTTGGGCGGCCACAGGAGAAAGCTTGGGTTAGGCTAGATGCCGTGTCCACGTAAACCAAGACATTTAGAACCCTCTCTTGGAGGGAGGGGGCCAATATAATCAATTTGCCAATCCCTCACTGGTTGGGAACTCCAGTGGAGGGCGCCAGAGTCCTGTGGCAGTTGCCTGGGGTGTTGTTTAGAGCACACATGCTGTTATGGCGTTAACCAAGTCACTTTATTTCAAGGGCAATCCAGCATCCTTGGCAATATGCCATCCCAGTCAGGGACTGCAGTGGCTGCGGTTCCTATGCGCCCAATCTGCTGTATCTACGGAGGGGTCCACTAGGGCTCATACTGGGCTAGAGCATCAGCTCCCCATTTGCCAGGGGGCGTCAGCACCTTAAGAACCAGGGACGTGGAAAACAGTGAGGGCTGCCTCAGGCTGTTGGAAGCGAACCCAAATGTCTCTCCACATATCCTCACCCCAGAAGGACTTATTCACGATCATCTACCCCTTGGCTTCCCGTTGTCCAAGCCATAGGGTTAATCTCTTCAGAACAGTCCAACTATCAGTGCAAAGGTTAGCAAACAGCCTGGGCTCCTGAGTGATCCCCCAGCCAAATCGCTCTGAATTCAGCCCACTGGCTGCTGCAGTTCGCTTGACATCCAGATGGTGTCAGTGTTGGGCTGAATAGCCACTACCATCCCTGTCACCGGTTGCCCGACTAGACCCGTGGGTGAAGCAGGCATCAGCAGGAATCTCCCCGACTTCCTCTCTTCAGGTTGCAGGGGCTACACAGGAATAGAGGCCGTGGGAGCAGCGGGTGTTTGGAGGATCTACATACTCTACAAAGCCTGGGAGCGCTCGCATTTCTGGAGAGAGTGGGCTGGCCGACCGGGTGCTCTTCTGCTGCGCAAAACGCTGTCACTCAGTCAACGTGGGAGTCTGAGCCATGGCAGAGGTGGGTCAATGGAGCATATTGTCAATACACCCCTTGATAAGAAGGGATGTTATTACCATGATATGCTGGTTTTCGCGAGATGTCCTATCTAACTCAAACTCAAAGGGTAGCCCTGCTTGGGAGATGCCCAGAGCTTTCAACTGCTTCACTAGTACTTTTTGCCTTCTCAACGGCAGCTTGTTGCTCTAATCCCCACATGCCCTTTCTTTACTTTAAAGCTGTTATAAAGGATGGAGACACCACTATATATAGGAAGggtaacaacaaggtcctactgtctagcacagggaactatattcaatatccagtaataaaccataatggaaaagaacatgaaaaaggatatatagatatatgtataactgagtcactttgggtacagcagaaattgacacaacattgtaaatcaactatacttcaataaaatttttctaaaaaggatGGAGGCGTTGCATCAGGTGGGGAATAAAAGTCCTCCAAAACCCCCAAACCCTTATGAAAGCTTGGACCTCTTTCAGATTCTTAGGGATTGCCCCTTATCAATCACGGCTTCTGGGACAATGTACCTCTCACCCAACCAAATGACTCCCAGAAGCTTTACGGTGGTGCCTGGGACTTGAGTTTCCTGTGGACTCATCCACATCATCATCTCCCTCACAGATGTTCCAGCAAAATCTGCAGAGTGTCCTGCAGCAGACGCAAGTCTTTACCTGTCAACATTATATTATCAATGTAATGGGCTCATTTTAGTGATGTGGGGAAGGAGAACAGGGACAGGTCTGGGGCTCCCATCCCATGACATATGGTGGGACTGTGCAGGTAGCCTTGGGGAAGTGCTTGAAAAGTCCATTGTTGCCCCTCCCACTTGGAGGCAAATTGATCTTGTGACTCAGTGGCCAGGGGTAGATTGAAAAAAAGCATTTGCTAAGTCCAGCACAGCATGGTACACTCCTAGGACTATGGCCAAGGTATCTAAGATGGTGGCAATTTGAGGCACAACCGCATGGATGGGGGACATCCCTGTGTTTGATTCTCAATAGcccagggcctctcactgttgtggcctctcccattgctgagcgcaggctccggacgcgcagcctcagcggccatggctcacgggcccagccgctccgcagcatgtgggatcctcccagaccggggcacgatcccgtgtcccctgcatcggcaggtggactctcaaccactgtgccaccagggaagcccagtaaccaCTATTTGAGGGGGCCGGTAGACTTACTGGTTCCCAGCTGGCATCTCCCCTCAGCATTGGTTTGATTACTCTAACCTCAATGTGGAAGTCACAGGTAGAGGTCTGTAGACTGAACTTGTAGGATGTCAATACCCAATATGTTCTCTGGTATTGAAGAGAGAAAAACCTCGTATTCTCGATGGGGAGAACACCCAATTTACAATGTCAAAGGGACCTTCCTAACCAAAGGCCTTGCCCTCCATGATCATCAGTGGCACCAAGGGGGCCTGAAAACTTCTGAGTGTGGCTATGTAGTGGAGTACATTTGGCTCCAGTGTCAACCAGAGCCatcaccttttatttatttcaagggGACTAGTGAACAGTCACTTCAACTTGGAGCCTCCAATTGCTCTCAATAGGCTTCCCCTGGAGGCGATTTTGCCCTGCATCCTACACCTGAGGCATGGGAGGCACCCATCCCGAACAGGACTGTATCCCTGAGGCTTCTGTGAGAGCTAGCAGGGCACCAGGGATAGTCAGGGCAGGTCTGAACTATTCCAGTCTTAAGGCTTTCCACAGGTTGACCAATTGGGTTGCTCGTCTTCCTTTTCAGGTGAGGTCCTGGCAGCAATGAGGTTAAACCACATTTGCTCCTGGGTTACTTTTACTGAACCCTTTACAGCCAACTGGGATAGCTTTTTGTCTTCTCTAGTTCCCCCTCTGTCTCGGGGACCCATACCCATTCCCATGACTTAGCTCAGCACAGATATCAACATCCCATACCAGTCCCTACCAGGTGCTGGGGGCAGACTGGAGTATCTTGGCTTTCATCTCTGCAGTGAATGTGGCCCAATTAAGACCCTCAAAGACAAGAGCATAGATGGCCTCC
This window harbors:
- the LOC101286909 gene encoding transmembrane protein 241-like, with protein sequence MCVRRFLVGLTLCTCYLASYLTNKYVLSVLKFTYPTLFQGWQALIGGLLLHVSWKLGWAEINSSSRSDVFTWLPASVLFVGITYAGSRALSTLAIPMFLILHNVAKVIICGHQKCFQKEKTSPAKICSAPFLLAAAGCLLFSDSQFHPDAYFWAVIHLCCIGAYKILQKSQKPNALSDTDQQYLNYLFSVVLLAYASHPTGDLLSVLDFLFLYFYRFHGSYCASGFLGFFLTFSTVKLKCLMTPEQCATWIFFAKGLPWWRSG